The Apium graveolens cultivar Ventura chromosome 11, ASM990537v1, whole genome shotgun sequence genome has a window encoding:
- the LOC141696215 gene encoding nuclear transcription factor Y subunit B-9-like codes for MVANDGGISAGAAISIQECVSKFIRFMTTQANTRCMEEKRTTITGEDVLIAMNNHGFYRYIGPLFLYLNHFRAYGGDEHPPLRGELPEIRSSLDTSIGRIGATSELDYDIQGVMAVRGFVRDGHIDGTSGSSLP; via the coding sequence ATGGTGGCAAATGATGGTGGGATATCTGCTGGTGCAGCAATATCAATCCAGGAATGTGTGTCCAAATTTATCAGATTTATGACAACTCAAGCAAACACTAGGTGCATGGAGGAGAAGCGGACAACCATCACTGGTGAGGATGTGTTAATAGCAATGAACAATCATGGGTTCTACAGGTACATTGGCCCACTATTTCTCTATCTAAATCACTTTCGTGCATATGGAGGTGACGAGCATCCCCCGTTGAGGGGTGAGCTCCCTGAAATCAGGAGCTCATTGGATACTAGTATTGGGAGGATTGGTGCTACATCTGAACTAGATTATGATATTCAAGGGGTGATGGCAGTGAGAGGATTTGTAAGGGATGGTCACATTGATGGAACTTCAGGTAGTAGCCTACCATAA